Proteins from a single region of Agrobacterium vaccinii:
- the nrdE gene encoding class 1b ribonucleoside-diphosphate reductase subunit alpha, with amino-acid sequence MLNLYDEHGKIQLDKDRLAAKQYFLQHVNQNTVFFHNLREKLDYLVTEGYYEREVLDQYSFNFVRDLFDHAFSKKFRFPTFLGAFKYYTSYTLKTFDGKRYLERYEDRICMVALALAQGNEELARDMVDEIIAGRFQPATPTFLNAGKKQRGELVSCFLLRMEDNMESIARGINSTLQLSKRGGGVALSLTNIREAGAPIKQIENQSSGIIPVMKLLEDSFSYANQLGARQGAGAVYLNAHHPDIMRFLDTKRENADEKIRIKTLSLGVVVPDITFELAKNNEDMYLFSPYDIERVYGIPFTEISVTEKYREMVADARIKKKKIKARDFFQVIAEIQFESGYPYIMFEDTVNRANPIAGRISISNLCSEILQVSDASEYNDDLSYKVMGKDISCNLGSLNIAAAMDSADFGKTIETSIRSLTAVSDMSHIASVPSVEKGNDDSHAIGLGQMNLHGYLARERIFYGSDEGIDFTNIYFYTVTYHAIRASNRIATERGVSFKGFENSKYASGEYFDKYTEREWLPATERVRELFVTAGISIPTQEDWLALKQAVMTSGLYNQNLQAVPPTGSISYINHSTSSIHPIVSKIEIRKEGKIGRVYYPAAFMTDDNLEFYQDAYEIGPEKIIDTYAAATQHVDQGLSLTLFFRDTATTRDINKAQIYAWKKGIKTIYYIRLRQMALEGTEVQGCVSCAL; translated from the coding sequence ATGCTGAATCTGTACGACGAGCATGGCAAAATCCAGCTTGACAAGGACCGGCTGGCGGCCAAGCAGTACTTCCTTCAGCACGTCAACCAAAACACGGTGTTCTTCCATAACCTGCGGGAAAAGCTCGATTATCTCGTGACTGAGGGTTATTACGAACGTGAGGTTCTGGACCAATATTCGTTCAATTTCGTGCGTGATCTATTCGATCATGCGTTTTCCAAGAAATTCCGTTTCCCAACATTTCTTGGCGCGTTTAAATATTATACCAGCTACACATTGAAGACCTTTGACGGGAAACGGTATCTCGAACGCTACGAAGACCGCATCTGCATGGTGGCGCTGGCGCTGGCGCAAGGCAACGAAGAACTTGCCAGAGACATGGTCGATGAGATCATCGCCGGCCGCTTCCAGCCCGCGACGCCTACATTCCTCAATGCAGGAAAAAAACAACGTGGCGAACTTGTTTCCTGCTTTCTGCTGCGCATGGAAGACAATATGGAATCCATCGCACGCGGCATCAATTCAACGCTGCAGCTTTCCAAGCGTGGCGGCGGCGTTGCCTTGTCACTGACGAACATTCGCGAGGCTGGCGCCCCGATCAAGCAGATCGAGAACCAGTCATCGGGCATCATTCCTGTGATGAAGCTGCTTGAGGACAGCTTTTCCTACGCCAACCAGCTTGGTGCGCGCCAAGGCGCAGGTGCCGTCTATCTTAACGCCCATCACCCCGACATCATGCGTTTTCTCGACACCAAGCGCGAGAATGCTGACGAGAAGATCAGGATCAAGACCCTGTCACTCGGCGTCGTGGTGCCTGACATCACCTTCGAACTGGCGAAGAACAACGAGGACATGTACCTGTTTTCGCCATACGATATCGAGCGCGTCTATGGCATTCCCTTCACCGAGATATCCGTGACGGAAAAATACCGGGAGATGGTCGCGGATGCGAGGATCAAGAAAAAGAAGATAAAGGCCCGTGACTTCTTCCAGGTGATTGCCGAGATACAGTTCGAGAGCGGCTATCCCTACATCATGTTCGAAGACACGGTGAACCGGGCAAACCCGATTGCAGGACGCATTTCCATCAGCAATCTCTGCTCGGAAATTCTGCAGGTCAGCGACGCCAGCGAATATAATGACGACCTCTCCTATAAGGTGATGGGCAAGGATATTTCCTGCAATCTCGGCTCATTGAACATCGCTGCTGCCATGGACAGCGCCGATTTCGGAAAAACAATCGAGACGTCGATCCGGTCGCTCACGGCGGTGTCTGACATGAGCCATATTGCCTCCGTGCCGTCGGTGGAGAAAGGCAATGACGACAGCCACGCCATCGGTCTCGGACAGATGAATTTGCATGGCTATCTCGCCCGCGAGCGCATCTTCTACGGTTCGGACGAAGGCATCGATTTCACCAACATCTATTTCTACACGGTCACCTATCACGCCATTCGCGCCTCGAACCGTATCGCGACCGAGCGCGGCGTCAGCTTCAAAGGCTTCGAGAACTCGAAATATGCGTCCGGTGAGTATTTCGACAAATACACCGAACGCGAATGGCTGCCAGCGACAGAGCGTGTTCGCGAGCTATTTGTGACGGCAGGCATCTCGATCCCAACGCAGGAGGATTGGCTTGCGTTGAAACAAGCGGTTATGACCTCAGGCCTCTATAATCAGAACCTCCAGGCCGTGCCGCCGACAGGATCGATCTCCTACATCAACCATTCGACCTCTTCGATCCACCCGATCGTCTCGAAGATTGAAATACGCAAAGAGGGTAAGATCGGCCGCGTCTATTACCCCGCCGCCTTCATGACCGACGATAACCTCGAATTTTACCAGGATGCGTACGAGATCGGCCCGGAAAAGATCATCGATACCTATGCGGCGGCGACCCAGCATGTAGACCAAGGTCTTTCGCTGACGCTGTTCTTCCGTGACACCGCGACGACGCGCGATATCAACAAGGCGCAAATCTACGCGTGGAAGAAGGGCATCAAGACCATTTATTACATCCGTCTTCGACAGATGGCACTGGAAGGCACGGAAGTGCAGGGTTGCGTGTCATGCGCGCTGTGA
- the nrdI gene encoding class Ib ribonucleoside-diphosphate reductase assembly flavoprotein NrdI, producing the protein MGQIVYFSSRSENTHRFVGRLGISARRIPLSLSESIQVEAPYVLILPTYSGEGGKGAVPKQVIRFLNDADNRKNIRGVIAAGNSNFGATYGIAGDVISQKCQVPYLYRFELLGTDEDVANVKHGLERFWTRPQLKSL; encoded by the coding sequence ATGGGTCAGATCGTCTATTTCTCCAGCCGGTCGGAAAACACCCATCGTTTTGTCGGACGACTGGGGATAAGTGCGCGGCGCATTCCCCTCAGTCTTTCCGAGAGCATTCAGGTCGAAGCGCCCTACGTTCTGATCCTTCCCACCTACAGCGGCGAAGGTGGAAAAGGGGCCGTTCCAAAACAGGTAATCCGCTTCCTCAACGATGCGGACAACCGGAAAAACATTCGTGGCGTGATTGCCGCGGGCAACAGCAATTTCGGGGCGACCTACGGGATCGCCGGCGATGTCATCTCCCAGAAATGTCAGGTGCCGTACCTCTACAGGTTCGAGCTTCTAGGCACGGATGAAGACGTCGCGAACGTCAAACACGGATTGGAACGATTTTGGACGCGACCACAATTGAAAAGCCTTTGA
- the nrdH gene encoding glutaredoxin-like protein NrdH, with amino-acid sequence MTVTVYSKPACVQCTATTRALDRQGIDYTIVDVSEDTSAYDLVQGLGYRQVPVVVAGETHWAGFRPDMISTLAA; translated from the coding sequence ATGACCGTTACCGTCTACAGCAAGCCTGCCTGCGTACAGTGCACAGCAACTACCCGCGCTCTTGACCGACAGGGCATCGACTACACCATCGTTGATGTCTCCGAAGACACCAGCGCCTACGACCTGGTTCAAGGGCTTGGGTACCGACAGGTTCCCGTCGTCGTCGCTGGCGAGACCCATTGGGCGGGCTTTCGCCCGGATATGATCAGCACGCTTGCGGCCTGA
- a CDS encoding GNAT family N-acetyltransferase, which produces MLINDLSLEWLNDEAQSAVRAEARTFCLRMIKNVYGIDYTPAWHSDLDSLLSAQPDNWFSRERQGSFLVVRDGDGHIIAAGGLYAIENKPSTKERLRHRYSDGEKVCQIVRVYLDSSVRRKGLGTKIVAALESRASEFKYTSSYLHADAQTPETLGFWKSQGYGAFGQFSYPSNRGTETSVDFDKPLRSER; this is translated from the coding sequence ATGCTCATCAATGACCTCTCCCTGGAATGGCTGAATGATGAAGCACAGTCCGCCGTCCGAGCTGAAGCGAGGACCTTCTGCCTGCGGATGATCAAGAACGTCTACGGGATCGACTACACTCCCGCCTGGCATTCTGACCTAGATTCGCTGTTGTCGGCGCAGCCGGACAACTGGTTCTCCCGCGAAAGGCAAGGCAGTTTTCTCGTTGTCCGGGACGGAGATGGACACATCATTGCGGCCGGAGGTCTCTACGCGATCGAGAACAAACCTTCCACGAAGGAGCGCCTACGACATCGCTATAGCGACGGCGAAAAGGTATGTCAGATTGTCCGCGTGTACCTTGATTCTAGCGTCCGTCGTAAAGGGCTTGGCACAAAGATTGTGGCGGCCCTGGAGAGCCGGGCATCCGAGTTTAAGTACACCTCGTCCTATCTCCATGCCGATGCTCAGACACCGGAAACACTCGGGTTCTGGAAAAGCCAGGGCTATGGCGCATTCGGCCAATTCTCCTATCCGTCCAACCGTGGAACCGAGACGAGCGTCGATTTCGACAAGCCGTTGCGCTCCGAACGTTGA
- a CDS encoding DUF2934 domain-containing protein: MNEKRDIWVSARAYALWEENGRINGSDHEHWLQAVREYELMMQTRASPDGLEIMASRKGKETS, from the coding sequence ATGAACGAGAAACGGGATATCTGGGTCAGCGCTCGCGCATATGCACTCTGGGAAGAAAACGGGCGAATAAACGGAAGCGATCATGAACACTGGCTGCAAGCTGTCCGAGAATACGAGCTTATGATGCAAACCCGGGCATCACCTGATGGCTTGGAAATAATGGCCAGCCGAAAGGGCAAAGAAACAAGTTAG